A window of the Maniola hyperantus chromosome 16, iAphHyp1.2, whole genome shotgun sequence genome harbors these coding sequences:
- the LOC117989717 gene encoding gastrula zinc finger protein XlCGF26.1-like, which translates to MSFKCQESHVALRVIDNILVFNFSEYFRDFSNYETLDKIKMDLNLCRLCTKNIGVTSLFDSADAGIQLSAKVMYCAKVEIVKGDGLPANICVCCEEKLASTYLFVLKCEETDQKLRSLQFTVKQECDPKCDLKVETACDNEDDSFPPDNIFVEPSDSPLDDIKVEEEHPGTKKRKYVRKKKRVPLKCKFCEYKTTQPATLVRHIRCHTNEKPYACALCDKSYKDKDTVRQHMERNHNSNRKKTFMCEHCGRSFYSKPECRSHQRVHTGEKPYPCTDCPKQFAALTTLRRHQLLHTGEKSHTCSKCSRKFRTKQQLKSHFTFHTDERKYKCPVCDMRFKYYNSIPIHMRQHTDRTNKQFLCDDCGQTFLAKGNLREHIKRIHSAKSGYCSECCKHFSNLEMHMWKHAGLRPLKCELCPNSYFDTRSLSSHINIRHKGAERYQCTVNDCTAKFPTRAMLDYHVTRYHKAIKPFSCDKCLRSFYRNGDLSRHKKGTHKELL; encoded by the coding sequence atgtcatttaagtgccaagagagccatgTCGCACTGAGGGTAATAGATAATATTCTAGTTTTTAACTTTAGTGAATATTTTAGGGATTTTTCAAACTATGAGACATTAGACAAAATCAAAATGGATCTTAATTTATGCCGCTTGTGTACGAAGAACATTGGTGTTACTTCTCTTTTTGACTCTGCAGATGCTGGAATACAGTTGAGCGCAAAAGTGATGTACTGTGCTAAAGTGGAAATCGTTAAGGGCGACGGCCTACCTGCTAACATTTGTGTGTGTTGTGAGGAGAAACTCGCGTCTACGTACCTCTTTGTCCTAAAATGTGAAGAAACGGACCAAAAGCTCAGGTCTCTGCAGTTCACTGTCAAACAGGAGTGTGACCCCAAATGTGATTTAAAGGTAGAGACAGCCTGTGATAATGAGGATGATAGTTTCCCACCTGACAATATTTTTGTGGAGCCCAGTGACTCTCCACTAGATGATATCAAGGTGGAAGAGGAACATCCAGGGACGAAAAAACGGAAAtatgtaagaaaaaaaaagcgTGTTCCCCTCAAGTGCAAGTTTTGTGAGTACAAGACCACTCAGCCAGCGACGCTCGTGAGACACATAAGGTGCCACACCAATGAGAAGCCTTATGCTTGCGCTCTGTGTGACAAAAGTTACAAAGACAAGGACACGGTGAGACAGCACATGGAGAGGAACCACAATAGCAACAGGAAAAAGACTTTCATGTGTGAACACTGTGGGAGAAGTTTCTACTCTAAACCTGAATGTAGGAGTCACCAGCGAGTACATACAGGGGAAAAACCTTACCCTTGCACAGACTGTCCCAAACAGTTTGCCGCATTGACTACCCTGCGCCGGCATCAGTTGCTCCACACTGGTGAGAAATCACATACGTGCTCAAAATGCTCCAGAAAGTTCCGCACAAAGCAGCAATTAAAATCGCATTTCACGTTCCACACTGATGAGAGAAAGTACAAGTGCCCCGTGTGTGACATGCGGTTTAAGTACTACAACTCCATACCGATCCATATGAGACAACACACGGATAGAACGAATAAACAGTTCCTGTGTGACGATTGTGGCCAAACTTTCTTGGCAAAAGGGAATCTGCGGGAACATATAAAAAGAATTCATTCAGCAAAATCTGGATACTGTAGTGAATGTTGCAAGCATTTTTCAAACTTGGAAATGCACATGTGGAAGCACGCAGGTCTGCGTCCCCTCAAGTGTGAGCTTTGCCCCAACAGTTACTTCGACACGAGGAGTTTGTCCTCCCACATCAACATCCGGCACAAGGGTGCAGAAAGGTATCAGTGCACAGTGAACGATTGCACTGCCAAGTTCCCCACTCGAGCCATGCTGGACTATCACGTGACGAGATATCATAAAGCAATCAAACCATTTTCTTGTGATAAGTGTCTgagaagtttttatagaaatggTGATTTGTCGAGACACAAAAAGGGCACCCACAAAGAACTTTTATAG
- the smg gene encoding protein Smaug, whose translation MNGTFYEQLGGVAGMFEQWGTCERTVVACALARRVPWPGLRLVQRAVEAALQNHVEDERLERDANDETLLASLLAARADEDDEEDGERLRQLLTMLPLLRTDNERAKNVYVAATPALVQRCVDAPRRTPAPDLCRQLLSYLLVHPAFTVHDQRTLTQWLRYLENHMSGNRNTETVWQQRIDSCLLPDTNIWTNNSIFRRTIGKNVEFRGVLDTDSHSYTDILQESFSKNGRDVDLSLDGDMLNFDAAVAQPKSQRSNSLTPPSSNFMQISSSAENLSDEPFVQKPRSFSLSSEHSLSQLRPISVMYGTTGSETRLDDLRSNNYTEHPGMSTVAQWLKSLRLHKYVWLFTNISYEQMMAIDEKYLEKLGVTKGARHKILLSIKKLSDRVSILEGVQAELSSSTGSVLRALERLRGVLLSPMQPASELPAAIVTALDLASKCLSSTAGAPSASDGEPEPVDPMSLHCWLIEKALHHEAFGTPEIQSALRRLRHRLPPRQFFHLVGDAPHRRLKHRWRAPACGARVTRRAWAPPPRGKSHSYPPFPPAHALPRPPPPPSADDYSSLDALCLQMTEQAIN comes from the exons ATGAACGGTACGTTTTATGAGCAGCTCGGGGGTGTGGCCGGGATGTTCGAGCAGTGGGGCACGTGCGAGCGGACGGTCGTCGCGTGCGCCCTGGCTCGCCGGGTTCCCTGGCCGGGTCTTCGGCTGGTGCAGCGAGCTGTGGAGGCCGCGTTACAGAACCACGTCGAAGATGAACGGCTGGAGCGAGACGCCAATGACGAAACGTTACTTGCCAGTCTTCTCGCGGCTAGGGCTGACGAAGACGATGAAGAAG ATGGCGAAAGACTCCGACAGCTGTTGACAATGCTACCCCTGCTTCGCACGGACAATGAGCGAGCTAAGAACGTGTACGTGGCGGCGACGCCAGCGCTGGTACAGCGTTGCGTGGACGCGCCGCGCCGCACGCCCGCGCCCGACCTTTGTCGCCAGCTGCTGTCCTACCTGCTGGTTCACCCCGCCTTCACTGTGCACGACCAAAG aACACTGACGCAATGGCTACGCTATTTGGAGAACCACATGTCCGGCAACAGGAACACAGAAACCGTGTGGCAGCAGAGGATAGACTCGTGTCTGTTGCCGGACACCAACATCTGGACGAACAACAGCATCTTTCGCCGGACAATCGGAAAAAACGTGGAGTTCCGGGGGGTCCTGGACACGGACAGCCACTCCTACACGGACATTTTACAGGAGTCCTTCTCCAAGAACGGAAGGGACGTAGACCTAAGTTTAGACGGCGATATGCTGAACTTCGACGCGGCGGTGGCGCAGCCCAAGTCCCAAAGATCGAACAGCCTGACTCCGCCTTCGAGTAATTTCATGCAGATATCTTCGTCGGCGGAGAATTTGAGTGACGAGCCGTTCGTGCAGAAACCCAGAAGTTTTTCGCTATCGAGTGAGCACAGTTTAAGTCAATTGCGACCGATCAGTGTGATGTACGGGACCACGGGAAGCGAAACTCGGCTGGACGACTTACGGTCGAACAACTACACGGAACACCCCGGCATGTCCACAGTGGCGCAGTGGTTAAAAAGTCTAAGATTACATAAGTACGTGTGGTTATTCACGAATATCTCGTACGAACAGATGATGGCGATAGATGAGAAATATCTAGAAAAGTTAG GTGTAACAAAAGGCGCCCGCCACAAGATCCTGCTCTCGATAAAGAAGCTTAGCGACCGTGTCTCGATACTAGAGGGCGTTCAGGCGGAACTGTCATCGAGTACCGGCTCGGTGCTGCGCGCCCTGGAGCGTCTGAGAGGGGTGTTGCTGTCGCCCATGCAACCTGCGTCTGAGCTGCCCGCTGCTATTGTAACGGCTTTGGACCTTG CGTCGAAGTGCCTGAGCAGCACGGCGGGCGCGCCGAGCGCGTCGGACGGCGAGCCCGAGCCCGTGGACCCCATGTCCCTGCACTGCTGGCTCATCGAGAAG GCACTTCACCACGAAGCATTCGGCACTCCAGAGATACAGTCGGCACTGAGACGGCTTCGGCATCGCCTACCGCCACGACAGTTCTTCCACTTGGTGGGCGACGCGCCACACAGGCGCCTCAAACACAG ATGGCGCGCTCCGGCGTGCGGCGCGCGGGTCACGCGGCGCGCGtgggcgccgccgccgcgcggcAAGTCGCACTCGTACCCGCCCTTCCCGCCCGCGCACGCGCTgccccgcccgccgccgccgccctccGCCGACGACTACTCCAGCCTCGACGCGCTGTGTCTGCAGATGACGGAGCAGGCCATCAACTAG
- the LOC117989718 gene encoding transcription factor VBP-like, which produces MALWTPYADEALDLTKNKQVPPERDRSFRPTVPDVRYARVSPELQESRYYNYAEYTVPTSQISPNESLFYRKAPSPPHSLDSLDVDSLSDDVEYQAFERDALRVMAEKNGGALLGNNPRMRRAVQTTQAADDSYRKQRERNNHAAKQSRDRRKLREVRLAFQVTFLKKKIADLRTRIDERVCVTCQQRCRC; this is translated from the coding sequence ATGGCTCTTTGGACcccttacgcggacgaagcgcTGGACTTAACCAAAAACAAACAAGTACCACCCGAACGAGATCGGTCTTTTAGACCCACAGTTCCCGACGTAAGATACGCAAGAGTATCCCCGGAGTTGCAAGAAAGTAGATATTACAACTACGCCGAATATACAGTTCCAACATCGCAAATATCTCCAAACGAAAGTTTGTTCTACAGAAAAGCTCCATCACCTCCACATTCACTTGACTCGTTGGATGTTGATTCCTTATCCGACGACGTGGAGTATCAAGCATTCGAGAGAGACGCCTTAAGAGTTATGGCGGAGAAAAACGGGGGAGCTTTACTCGGAAACAACCCAAGAATGAGACGTGCGGTACAGACTACTCAGGCAGCGGACGATTCGTATAGAAAACAGAGAGAAAGGAATAATCACGCGGCGAAACAGAGCAGAGATAGAAGAAAATTGAGGGAAGTTCGACTGGCTTTTCAAGTGActtttctgaaaaagaaaatcGCGGACTTAAGGACCCGGATCGATGAGCGAGTGTGCGTCACATGCCAGCAGCGGTGCCGGTGTTAA